The Dyadobacter sp. 676 DNA window CTTGACAATGGCGCGGCGCGTATCCTGTACAATCTCACGGGCCTGAAAGACATTTATGTGGAACAGCTCGAAACTTTTGGCAAGGCCGACCGTGACCCGGGGGAGCGCACCGTTTCGGTTGTTTTCTTTGCGTTGATCAAAATCGACGACCACGATTCGGAGGCCGTCAAGAGCCACAATGCGTCCTGGATCACCCTCGATGCACGCCCGAAACTCATCTTCGACCACGAACAAATGGTGCTCCGGGCCATCGAACACCTCAAATACAAGGCCGCGCTGCACCCGATCGGCTTCGAGCTCCTCCCCGAACGCTTCACCATCCCGCAACTCCAGAAACTTTACGAAGCCATTTACAATATTCCCATCGACAGACGGAATTTCAGCCGCAAACTGCTTTCGACGGGCCTGCTCATCGACACCGGCCAGAAAAACAACAATAGCGCCACGAAGAAAGCGACGCTCTACAAACTCGATGCCGAGCGGTACAAGACAAAATTCCATTCGTTCTGGAATTTCATGCCGGATTCGATGAAGAGCTAATGAGCCAATGATTGATTGAATGAGTGAATGAGTGAATAGTCAAGCTTTGTCAGGAATTGTTTTGGGCGGTGATGATTATTTCCATGCCACACAACTCATGGCTATACTTGACCATAACTGAATATTCACTCATTCGGTCATTCACTCATTCAAAATTTAAATTGTGTCAATATTACACCAAAAGCAATTTTATTTATATTTGTTAGGTGATAAGTTAAATAAATGCGTCAAATTGGTTTGATAACATCCTAAACCGACATTTATGAAAGAGAACTACGTCATTGGTATCGACTTCGGTACCGATTCTGTGAGGGCATTGGTGGTCAATGCGGATACCGGGGCACAGGTAGGGACGGCCGTGGAGGAATATCCGCGCTGGAAACAGGGCAAGTATTGCGATGCGGGCATCTCGCAATTCCGGCAGCATCCGCTTGATTACCTCGAAAGCCTGGAAAGCGCCGTGCGTGGCGCATTGGACCAGGCTCCGGAGGGCGTTAGGCAAAATGTACGGGGTATTTCGGTGGACACGACGGGTTCCACACCGGTAGCCGTGGACCGCGCCGGAACGCCGCTGGCACTGCTGCCCGAATTCGCCGATAATCCGAACGGGATGTTTGTCCTCTGGAAAGATCACACGGCCAATGAGGAGGCCGGGGAGATCAACAGGCTGGCGCATCGATATGATATCGATTTTACCAAATACGTGGGTGGCATTTATTCGTCGGAATGGTTTTGGGCCAAAATCCTGCACACGCTGCGCGCGGACGAAGCCGTACGCCGACAAGCATTCTCGTGGGTGGAGCATTGCGACTGGATTTCCGCCGAACTGACCGGCATTACCGACCCGCTCACATTAAAACGCTCCCGCTGCGCCGCGGGCCACAAGGCGCTCTGGCATCAGGAATTCGAAGGCCTGCCGCCCAATGCGTTCTTCAAAGAGCTCGATCCGCTGCTCGACGGCCTTCGCGAGCGTCTTTTCACTACAACCGAAACCTCCGACCAGCCAATGGGTACCATTTCAAAAGAATGGGCCGCTAAGCTGCGCATTCCGGAAGAGGTGGTTATCGGCGTAGGCGCATTCGATGCGCATATGGGCGCGGTAGGCGCGCTGATCGAGCCGTATTCACTCTGCAAGGTGATCGGTACTTCCACCTGCGATATGCTCGTGGCCCCCAATGAGGAGGTTGGGCACTTGCTGATTAAAGGCATTTGCGGGCAGGTTGACGGTTCCATCGTGCCGGGCATGCTGGGTATGGAAGCAGGGCAATCGGCTTTCGGCGATATTTACGCCTGGTTTTCCAGGATCGTTATCGAACCGGTGCGTGCACTGCTGGGCGACGCAGAAGCCGCTGAACTATCGCGGAAATTGATTCCGTACCTTGCGGAACAAGCCTCGGGGCTTCCGGTTACGCCCAATGATATTATTGCTGTCGACTGGCTGAACGGTCGCCGCACACCGGACGCAAAACACACGTTGAAAGGCGGACTGCTGGGGTTGAACCTCGCCAGCGACAGCGCGCGCATATTCAAGGCATTGGTGGAAGCAACTGCCTACGGCTCCAAGGCTATTGTAGAGCGTTTCAGGAACGAAGGCGTGCCCATTCACCAGGTTATCGCGATTGGAGGGGTAGCTAAAAAATCGGCATTTGTAATGCAAACGCTGGCCGATGTGCTCGATATGCCCATTAAGGTAGCTGCATCAGAGCAGGCTTGTGCCTTGGGCGCCGCGATGTTCGCGGCGGTAGCGGCTGGCGTACACGATACGTTGCAGGAAGCTCAGGAAGCGATGAGTTCCGGTTTCGATGCGGTGTATCAGCCAAGGGAAGCGCAATCTGCGGTGTATCGGCAGCTTTATCAGAAATACCTCGAAGCAGGTAACTATATCGAAAACGAATTTTTACAAAAAGCACATTTACAATTCACCTGATGCTTGATTTAAAACAGTTTGAAGTCTGGTTTGTTACCGGAAGCCAGCACTTGTACGGCGACGAAACACTACGCCAGGTCGATGAGCATTCGGAGATCATCGCCCGTTACCTCGATCAAGCCCCGCAAGTTCCCGTGCGGGTGGTTTTCAAACCGGTTGTAAAAACGCCGGACGAAATTTATAACATCATTCAGGAGGCCAACAGCGCGGCCCGTTGCATTGGGATAGTGGCATGGATGCATACTTTCTCACCGGCTAAGATGTGGATCCGTGGCTTGCAGATATTGCAGAAGCCTTTGCTTCATCTGCATACCCAGTACAACCGCGATATTCCCTGGGCGGAAATCGATATGGATTTCATGAACCTGAACCAGTCGGCGCATGGCGACCGGGAGTTTGGTTTCATGATGACGCGCATGCGCCTGAGCCGTAAAGTGCTCGTAGGGCATTGGCAGCAGCCG harbors:
- a CDS encoding NUDIX domain-containing protein; amino-acid sequence: MNNYPQATRILVAIDCIIFGFDGKDIKLLLIKRNFEPEKGKWSLMGGFLNADEDLDNGAARILYNLTGLKDIYVEQLETFGKADRDPGERTVSVVFFALIKIDDHDSEAVKSHNASWITLDARPKLIFDHEQMVLRAIEHLKYKAALHPIGFELLPERFTIPQLQKLYEAIYNIPIDRRNFSRKLLSTGLLIDTGQKNNNSATKKATLYKLDAERYKTKFHSFWNFMPDSMKS
- a CDS encoding ribulokinase — encoded protein: MKENYVIGIDFGTDSVRALVVNADTGAQVGTAVEEYPRWKQGKYCDAGISQFRQHPLDYLESLESAVRGALDQAPEGVRQNVRGISVDTTGSTPVAVDRAGTPLALLPEFADNPNGMFVLWKDHTANEEAGEINRLAHRYDIDFTKYVGGIYSSEWFWAKILHTLRADEAVRRQAFSWVEHCDWISAELTGITDPLTLKRSRCAAGHKALWHQEFEGLPPNAFFKELDPLLDGLRERLFTTTETSDQPMGTISKEWAAKLRIPEEVVIGVGAFDAHMGAVGALIEPYSLCKVIGTSTCDMLVAPNEEVGHLLIKGICGQVDGSIVPGMLGMEAGQSAFGDIYAWFSRIVIEPVRALLGDAEAAELSRKLIPYLAEQASGLPVTPNDIIAVDWLNGRRTPDAKHTLKGGLLGLNLASDSARIFKALVEATAYGSKAIVERFRNEGVPIHQVIAIGGVAKKSAFVMQTLADVLDMPIKVAASEQACALGAAMFAAVAAGVHDTLQEAQEAMSSGFDAVYQPREAQSAVYRQLYQKYLEAGNYIENEFLQKAHLQFT